From a region of the Georgenia yuyongxinii genome:
- a CDS encoding anthranilate synthase component I — MSTETTYLSTPRVEWGETWPALPEFREMAADRRVIPVVRRLLADDVTPVGLYRQLAGGRPGTFILESAEHDGAWSRWSFVGVASRATLTSRDGHAVWHGDVPVGVPAAGPLLEVLATTLAELRTPAIAGLPPLTGGLVGTLGWEVLRQWEPTLRVQAPVEHDTPEVALCLATDMAAVDHHDGSVWLIANAVNFDNTEHRLDAAHADAVARLDAMEAALLRPTTTAAAVRVPVQEPELRFRTPRADFESAVLAAKQAIYDGEAFQVVLSQRLDIDCVADPLDVYRVLRTINPSPYMYYLQLADPDGPPAADGPGTFAVVGSSPETLVHVKDGTVTTFPIAGSRPRGTSPAEDRALAEELLADPKEIAEHVMLVDLARNDLTKVCRPETVEVVDLMEVKRFSHIMHISSTVVGRQREGVTSLDCLTATFPAGTLSGAPKPRAIELIDDLEPARRGIYGGVVGYFDLAGNLDMAIAIRTAVIRDGQASVQAGAGIVADSVPATEYEETRNKAAAAVRAIQVAAGLRPVGAGPVGSAPQPVGRA, encoded by the coding sequence ATGAGCACCGAGACCACCTACCTGTCCACCCCGCGCGTGGAGTGGGGCGAGACCTGGCCGGCCCTGCCGGAGTTCCGCGAGATGGCCGCCGACCGGCGCGTCATCCCGGTAGTCCGCCGCCTGCTAGCCGACGACGTCACCCCGGTCGGCCTGTACCGCCAGCTCGCGGGCGGTCGCCCCGGCACGTTCATCCTCGAGTCCGCCGAGCACGACGGCGCCTGGTCGCGGTGGTCCTTCGTCGGCGTCGCCTCCCGGGCGACCCTGACCAGCCGGGACGGGCACGCCGTCTGGCACGGCGACGTCCCGGTCGGCGTCCCCGCCGCCGGCCCCCTGCTCGAGGTCCTCGCCACCACCCTCGCCGAGCTGCGCACCCCGGCCATCGCGGGCCTGCCGCCGCTGACCGGCGGGCTGGTCGGCACCCTCGGCTGGGAGGTGCTGCGCCAGTGGGAGCCCACGCTGCGGGTGCAGGCACCCGTCGAGCACGACACCCCCGAGGTGGCGCTGTGCCTGGCCACCGACATGGCCGCCGTCGACCACCACGACGGGTCGGTCTGGCTCATCGCCAACGCGGTCAACTTCGACAACACCGAGCACCGGCTCGACGCCGCGCACGCCGACGCGGTCGCGCGCCTGGATGCGATGGAGGCGGCGCTGCTTCGGCCCACCACCACCGCGGCGGCCGTGCGGGTGCCCGTCCAGGAGCCGGAGCTGCGGTTCCGCACGCCGCGGGCGGACTTCGAGAGCGCCGTCCTGGCCGCCAAGCAAGCGATCTACGACGGTGAGGCGTTCCAGGTGGTGCTCTCCCAGCGGCTCGACATCGACTGCGTCGCCGACCCGCTGGACGTCTACCGGGTGCTGCGGACCATCAACCCGTCCCCGTACATGTACTACCTCCAGCTCGCCGACCCCGACGGCCCGCCCGCCGCGGACGGCCCGGGCACCTTCGCCGTCGTCGGCTCCAGCCCCGAGACGCTCGTGCACGTCAAGGACGGCACCGTCACCACATTCCCGATCGCCGGGTCCCGGCCCCGCGGGACCAGCCCGGCCGAGGACCGGGCGCTGGCCGAGGAGCTGCTTGCCGACCCCAAGGAGATCGCCGAGCACGTCATGCTCGTCGACCTGGCCCGCAACGACCTCACCAAGGTGTGCCGGCCGGAGACGGTCGAGGTGGTCGACCTCATGGAGGTCAAGCGGTTCAGCCACATCATGCACATCTCCTCCACCGTGGTGGGCCGCCAGCGCGAGGGCGTCACCTCGCTGGACTGCCTCACCGCGACCTTCCCGGCCGGCACCCTGTCCGGGGCGCCCAAGCCGCGCGCCATCGAGCTGATCGACGACCTCGAGCCGGCCCGCCGCGGCATCTACGGCGGCGTCGTCGGCTACTTCGACCTCGCCGGCAACCTCGACATGGCCATCGCCATCCGCACCGCCGTCATCCGCGACGGGCAGGCGTCCGTGCAGGCCGGGGCCGGCATCGTGGCCGACTCCGTGCCGGCCACCGAGTACGAGGAGACCCGCAACAAGGCCGCCGCCGCAGTCCGGGCGATCCAGGTCGCGGCAGGGCTGCGGCCGGTGGGAGCGGGTCCGGTCGGGTCCGCGCCGCAGCCGGTCGGCAGGGCGTGA
- a CDS encoding Trp biosynthesis-associated membrane protein: MTWPPRRRTVVVLALLLGAALLAVGALPWVQASVRTVIDVREIAVSGAAATPALTAAGLVVGAAAVTVGIGRRVGAAVGGVALLGAAVLAGTAVAGVLGDPAAPAVAAAAELSGVPQLAGEPRVTLWPWVALVVAACLAVLGLVPLVAAGRWQAAGRRFERPAAPSARSASSEASDARTRAMDDWDALGRGEDPSGRDPDGSAPGGPALS; this comes from the coding sequence GTGACCTGGCCACCCCGCCGGCGCACCGTGGTCGTGCTCGCCCTGCTGCTGGGTGCGGCGCTCCTCGCGGTCGGTGCCCTGCCGTGGGTGCAGGCGTCGGTCCGCACCGTCATCGACGTCCGCGAGATCGCCGTCAGCGGCGCCGCCGCCACACCGGCCCTGACCGCCGCCGGGCTCGTGGTCGGCGCCGCGGCCGTGACGGTGGGTATCGGGCGCCGGGTCGGTGCCGCCGTCGGCGGTGTGGCGCTGCTGGGTGCCGCGGTGCTCGCCGGGACGGCTGTGGCCGGTGTGCTGGGCGACCCGGCGGCGCCCGCGGTCGCCGCTGCCGCGGAGCTCAGCGGTGTGCCGCAGCTCGCCGGCGAGCCCCGGGTCACCCTGTGGCCGTGGGTCGCCCTGGTGGTGGCCGCGTGCCTGGCGGTGCTCGGGCTCGTGCCGCTCGTCGCGGCCGGGCGGTGGCAGGCGGCCGGCCGGCGGTTCGAACGGCCGGCTGCGCCATCGGCCCGTTCGGCGTCGAGCGAGGCGAGCGACGCGCGCACGCGGGCGATGGATGACTGGGACGCCCTCGGCCGGGGCGAGGACCCGTCGGGTCGTGACCCGGACGGCTCCGCACCCGGCGGTCCCGCCCTTTCCTGA
- a CDS encoding HGxxPAAW family protein — MPQTPEPQSYTLPPAAPFTNHGRTKAAWVLMWGVCLGFLVTALGLMLSEMVVIIIGVILAVGSVVVSMVMRGMGLGQPAPVTVGQDGRDWYSA; from the coding sequence ATGCCGCAGACCCCGGAGCCACAGAGCTACACCCTGCCGCCCGCCGCACCGTTCACCAACCACGGTCGGACCAAGGCCGCGTGGGTGCTCATGTGGGGTGTGTGCCTCGGCTTCCTCGTCACCGCGCTGGGGCTGATGCTGTCCGAGATGGTGGTCATCATCATCGGCGTCATCCTGGCGGTCGGGTCGGTCGTGGTCAGCATGGTCATGCGCGGGATGGGGCTGGGCCAGCCTGCCCCCGTCACGGTCGGCCAGGACGGGCGCGACTGGTACTCCGCCTGA
- the trpC gene encoding indole-3-glycerol phosphate synthase TrpC — translation MTVLEEIVAGVREDLAEREAHRPLDVLKEMATRRDGAKNAVAALRGEHGEVTIVSEVKRSSPSKGALADIADPAGLAAEYEAGGASVISCLTERRRFGGSLEDLAAVRAAVDIPVLRKDFVVTPYQVWEARAYGADLVLLIVAALEQEVLTSLVERVHSLGMTALVEAHDREEARRAVDAGARVVGINARNLHTLTVDRSVFAQVVDVVPSGLLKVAESGVRGPHDVLDYARAGADAVLVGEALVTQGNPRQAVADMVAAGSHPSIRAGRK, via the coding sequence GTGACCGTGCTGGAAGAGATCGTCGCCGGGGTTCGGGAGGACCTCGCCGAGCGGGAGGCGCACCGACCGTTGGACGTCCTCAAGGAGATGGCCACCCGTCGGGACGGCGCGAAGAACGCGGTCGCCGCCCTTCGTGGCGAGCACGGCGAGGTGACCATCGTCTCCGAGGTCAAGCGGTCGAGCCCCTCCAAGGGCGCACTGGCGGATATCGCCGACCCGGCCGGCCTCGCCGCGGAGTACGAGGCGGGCGGCGCCAGCGTCATCTCCTGCCTCACCGAGCGCCGCCGCTTCGGTGGGTCGCTGGAGGACCTCGCGGCAGTCCGCGCCGCCGTCGACATCCCGGTGCTGCGCAAGGACTTCGTCGTCACCCCTTACCAAGTCTGGGAGGCGCGCGCCTACGGCGCCGACCTCGTCCTCCTCATCGTCGCCGCGCTCGAGCAGGAGGTGCTCACCTCGCTCGTCGAGCGGGTGCACTCCCTCGGCATGACCGCGCTCGTCGAGGCGCACGACCGTGAGGAGGCCCGCCGCGCCGTCGACGCCGGCGCACGGGTGGTCGGCATCAACGCGCGCAACCTCCACACCCTGACCGTGGACCGCAGCGTCTTCGCCCAGGTGGTCGACGTGGTCCCGTCGGGGCTGCTCAAGGTGGCCGAGTCCGGTGTGCGCGGCCCGCATGACGTCCTGGACTACGCCCGCGCCGGCGCGGACGCCGTTCTCGTGGGGGAGGCCCTGGTCACCCAGGGCAACCCGCGCCAGGCCGTGGCTGACATGGTCGCTGCCGGCTCGCACCCGTCCATCCGGGCGGGACGTAAGTGA
- the trpB gene encoding tryptophan synthase subunit beta, whose protein sequence is MSTTDAAGAPPERLDAATGPYFGEFGGRFVAEALVAALDDLTQAWEELRVDPGFLAEMDHLNRTYTGRPSIITEVPRFAAHAGDARIILKREDLNHTGSHKINNVLGQALLTRKVGKKRVIAETGAGQHGVATATAAALLGLDCTVYMGEEDMRRQALNVARMRLLGAEVIGVSTGSRTLKDAINEAFRDWVTNVESTNYIFGTAAGPHPFPAMVRDLQKIIGEEARQQVLDLTGALPDVVCACVGGGSNAIGIFNAFLDDDGVRLVGLEAAGDGVETGRHASSITGGTPGVLHGARTYLLQDEDGQTVESHSISAGLDYPGVGPEHSWLASIHRAEYQPVTDSEAMEAFRLLCRTEGIIPAIESAHALAGAVRLGLEAQAAGEPAPTILVNLSGRGDKDVETAAAWFKLLDEDEHDGDVPVAAGPEDEAKTGAVDAAGYEATGSVEK, encoded by the coding sequence GTGAGCACCACCGACGCCGCGGGCGCCCCGCCCGAGCGGCTCGACGCGGCGACCGGCCCGTACTTCGGGGAGTTCGGCGGGAGGTTCGTGGCCGAGGCGCTGGTCGCCGCGCTCGATGACCTCACCCAGGCGTGGGAGGAGCTGCGGGTCGACCCGGGCTTCCTCGCCGAGATGGACCACCTCAACCGGACTTACACGGGCCGGCCCAGCATCATCACCGAGGTGCCCCGCTTCGCCGCACATGCGGGTGACGCGCGCATCATCCTCAAGCGCGAGGACCTCAACCACACCGGGTCGCACAAGATCAACAACGTCCTCGGCCAGGCCCTGCTCACCCGCAAGGTCGGCAAGAAGCGCGTGATCGCCGAGACCGGGGCCGGCCAGCACGGTGTGGCGACCGCCACCGCCGCGGCACTCCTCGGCCTGGACTGCACGGTGTACATGGGCGAGGAGGACATGCGCCGCCAGGCGCTCAACGTCGCCCGGATGCGTCTGCTGGGCGCGGAGGTCATCGGTGTCTCCACCGGGTCGCGCACCCTCAAGGACGCCATCAACGAGGCGTTCCGGGACTGGGTCACGAACGTGGAGAGCACCAACTACATCTTCGGCACCGCCGCCGGCCCGCACCCGTTCCCGGCCATGGTGCGCGACCTGCAGAAGATCATCGGCGAGGAGGCCCGTCAGCAGGTCCTCGACCTGACCGGGGCGCTGCCCGACGTCGTGTGCGCCTGCGTGGGTGGCGGCTCCAACGCCATCGGGATCTTCAACGCCTTCCTCGACGACGACGGGGTGCGCCTGGTCGGCCTCGAGGCCGCCGGGGACGGCGTCGAGACCGGCCGGCACGCCTCCTCCATCACCGGCGGGACCCCGGGCGTGCTGCACGGCGCCCGCACCTACCTGCTGCAGGACGAGGACGGGCAGACGGTCGAGTCCCACTCGATCTCCGCCGGGCTGGACTACCCCGGCGTCGGCCCCGAGCACTCCTGGCTCGCCAGCATCCACCGGGCGGAGTACCAGCCGGTCACCGACAGCGAGGCCATGGAGGCGTTCCGGCTGCTGTGCCGCACCGAGGGCATCATCCCGGCGATCGAGAGCGCCCACGCCCTGGCCGGTGCGGTCCGCCTCGGGTTGGAGGCCCAGGCGGCGGGCGAGCCTGCGCCCACCATCCTCGTCAACCTGTCCGGGCGCGGGGACAAGGACGTCGAGACCGCGGCCGCGTGGTTCAAGCTGCTTGACGAGGACGAGCACGACGGCGACGTCCCGGTCGCCGCAGGGCCCGAGGACGAGGCCAAGACCGGCGCGGTGGACGCGGCGGGGTACGAGGCGACCGGCAGCGTGGAGAAGTGA
- the trpA gene encoding tryptophan synthase subunit alpha, which yields MTTTDSTTAATSRTAAAIDAAKARGGAALIGYLPVGFPDLDTSVRAARELVAAGADVIELGLPYSDPGMDGETIQRATQAALEGGTRTADVMHAVERVAATGAAVLVMTYYNPVYRYGVDRFARDLADAGGAGLITPDLIPDEAGEWIAASDAHGLDRVFLVAPSSTDVRLRMTAGVCRGFVYAASTMGVTGARTAVDSHARGLVARTREAGGEPRVCVGLGVSTREQAAEIAEYADGVIVGSALVRTLMRPDGDSDAAIKDLTALGAELAAGAHGS from the coding sequence ATGACGACGACCGACTCGACCACGGCCGCCACCTCCCGGACTGCCGCCGCCATCGACGCCGCGAAGGCCCGCGGTGGTGCCGCACTCATCGGCTACCTCCCGGTCGGCTTTCCCGACCTCGACACGTCCGTCCGGGCCGCGCGCGAGCTCGTCGCCGCCGGTGCCGACGTCATCGAGCTCGGCCTGCCGTACTCCGACCCCGGCATGGACGGCGAGACCATCCAGCGCGCCACCCAGGCCGCGCTCGAGGGCGGCACCCGGACCGCGGACGTGATGCACGCCGTCGAGCGCGTCGCGGCGACCGGTGCCGCGGTGCTCGTCATGACGTACTACAACCCCGTGTACCGCTATGGCGTGGACCGGTTCGCCCGCGACCTCGCCGACGCCGGCGGTGCCGGGCTCATCACCCCGGACCTGATCCCGGACGAGGCCGGCGAGTGGATCGCGGCCTCGGACGCGCACGGGCTCGACCGCGTCTTCCTCGTGGCGCCGAGCTCCACCGACGTCCGGCTGCGGATGACCGCCGGTGTATGCCGCGGATTCGTGTACGCGGCGTCCACCATGGGCGTGACCGGTGCCCGCACGGCCGTGGACAGCCACGCCCGCGGGCTCGTCGCCCGTACGCGCGAGGCCGGCGGCGAGCCGCGGGTCTGCGTGGGGCTCGGCGTCTCGACACGGGAGCAGGCCGCGGAGATCGCCGAGTACGCCGACGGCGTGATCGTCGGCTCCGCGCTCGTGCGCACGCTCATGCGTCCCGACGGCGACTCCGATGCCGCGATCAAGGACCTCACCGCCCTGGGGGCGGAGCTGGCCGCCGGCGCTCACGGCAGCTGA
- the lgt gene encoding prolipoprotein diacylglyceryl transferase, giving the protein MILASIPSPPQGEWHLGPVPLRAYAIAILIGGIVAWWILDRRYTAKGGPKDTAIDVVFWMVPFGIIGARLYHVITTPDPYFGPDGDPWAAFAIWNGGLGIWGAVALGAVGAWIGMRRRGLRLAPFADALAPGLLVAQAIGRLGNYFNQELYGAPTTLPWGLEIDDAHLVPGYVSGTLFHPTFLYELIWNLAMVAVLLWAERRFRLSHGRVFWLYVMLYTVGRVWIEYLRIDTAEIVLGLRLNVWTSILIFLVALAFFVVIGRRTRGQEESLWLPGREPAAAEEGGTAVDDADRAAETPTATVGEAGPGSMTVSEAGSDTAAAYTGEPAMPGLRTPEPTSATSPEEGTESGSETGTASPSGRA; this is encoded by the coding sequence GTGATCCTCGCGTCGATCCCCAGCCCACCGCAGGGGGAGTGGCACCTCGGCCCCGTCCCACTGCGGGCCTATGCCATCGCCATCCTCATCGGCGGCATCGTCGCCTGGTGGATCCTCGACCGGCGCTACACCGCGAAGGGCGGCCCGAAAGACACGGCGATCGACGTGGTCTTCTGGATGGTGCCGTTCGGCATCATCGGGGCCCGGCTGTACCACGTCATCACTACGCCTGACCCGTACTTCGGCCCTGACGGGGACCCATGGGCCGCATTCGCGATCTGGAATGGCGGCCTGGGCATCTGGGGTGCCGTCGCCCTGGGGGCCGTCGGGGCGTGGATCGGTATGCGTCGCAGAGGGCTGCGCTTGGCCCCATTCGCCGACGCACTCGCCCCGGGCCTGCTCGTCGCCCAGGCCATCGGCCGGCTCGGCAACTACTTCAACCAGGAACTCTATGGCGCGCCCACCACGCTGCCGTGGGGCCTGGAGATCGACGACGCCCACCTCGTGCCCGGCTACGTCTCCGGCACCTTGTTCCACCCCACCTTCCTTTACGAGCTCATCTGGAACCTCGCGATGGTGGCGGTGCTCCTGTGGGCCGAGCGGCGCTTCAGGCTCAGTCATGGGCGGGTGTTCTGGCTCTACGTCATGCTTTACACGGTCGGACGGGTGTGGATCGAGTACCTGCGGATCGACACCGCCGAGATTGTTCTAGGGCTCCGGCTGAATGTGTGGACGTCGATTCTGATCTTCCTCGTGGCGCTGGCGTTCTTCGTTGTGATCGGGCGGCGCACGCGGGGTCAGGAGGAGAGCCTGTGGCTACCGGGTCGGGAGCCGGCCGCTGCCGAGGAGGGCGGGACGGCAGTCGACGATGCCGACCGTGCAGCGGAGACACCCACGGCCACGGTGGGCGAGGCCGGGCCGGGATCGATGACGGTGAGCGAGGCCGGGTCGGACACGGCCGCGGCGTACACGGGAGAACCGGCCATGCCCGGCCTGCGAACGCCGGAGCCTACCTCCGCGACTTCCCCTGAGGAGGGCACCGAGAGCGGTTCGGAGACGGGCACAGCCAGCCCGTCCGGGCGGGCTTGA
- a CDS encoding DUF222 domain-containing protein → MFDEELDWDGAAGVSAPLARMLLGVAAVPDYRADMSYAGPEGYLPPRRTAPGTTRSVGWRQAELDPQLSDFQLTTLAAIRLESLTPGAGMVAVPGSLDGADVDDQTLVEAIAAHERLMAWGAATQARLVAELVARRPAASPGPTPLHMAAFELQARLGTTRYGAEAKVSLAVELENFPRVADALATGKVDVNKAKVLLHTTPGLPDAELRRIHDTLLPDAATLTGPQLRDKLRHAALLVDPDAVAKRHAKSFADRTVTIEPAYDGMSWVSALLRCDDAEAVRTYVDALGTAAKASGDRRTADQRRADAFRDLFRTLLDRGLDLDGAELPMFARRRPHLQVTIGAGSLLGLDDQPGLLAGYGPISADLAREIATDATWQALFTDATTGEVTAVGTKVYRPGIVLARTVIARDVTCTFMGCRMPAYRCDLDHTPEYDATKAATVQQTRLDTLYARCRSHHGAKTIKARHVERDPETGDSIWTAPTGHQYRRRADKPPGTTPPDPPDSTSRGAPVTAKPPPPDPMPPPRPRASGTPAEAGADDPPPF, encoded by the coding sequence ATGTTCGATGAAGAGCTGGACTGGGACGGCGCCGCAGGCGTGTCGGCGCCACTGGCGCGGATGCTGCTCGGGGTGGCGGCGGTGCCCGACTATCGCGCGGACATGTCCTACGCCGGGCCGGAGGGCTACCTCCCGCCGCGGCGCACCGCCCCGGGCACCACGAGGTCGGTGGGGTGGCGGCAGGCAGAGCTCGACCCGCAGCTCAGCGACTTCCAGCTGACCACGCTGGCCGCGATCCGCCTCGAAAGCCTGACCCCTGGGGCGGGCATGGTCGCCGTCCCGGGAAGCCTTGACGGCGCGGACGTCGACGATCAGACCCTGGTCGAAGCGATCGCCGCCCACGAACGGCTGATGGCCTGGGGCGCGGCGACCCAGGCCCGGCTCGTCGCCGAGCTGGTCGCCCGACGGCCGGCGGCCAGCCCGGGGCCGACCCCGCTGCACATGGCCGCGTTCGAGCTGCAGGCACGCCTGGGCACCACCCGCTACGGCGCGGAAGCCAAGGTGAGTCTGGCCGTCGAGCTGGAGAACTTCCCCAGGGTCGCCGACGCCCTGGCCACCGGGAAGGTCGACGTGAACAAGGCCAAGGTGCTGCTCCACACAACCCCGGGCCTGCCCGACGCCGAGCTGCGCCGTATCCACGACACCCTGCTACCCGACGCGGCCACCCTGACCGGGCCCCAGCTGCGCGACAAGCTCCGCCACGCCGCCCTCCTGGTCGATCCCGACGCGGTGGCCAAACGCCATGCGAAGTCCTTCGCCGACCGCACCGTGACCATCGAGCCGGCCTACGACGGCATGTCCTGGGTCTCGGCCCTGCTGCGGTGCGACGACGCCGAGGCCGTGCGCACGTACGTCGACGCCCTCGGCACGGCCGCGAAGGCTTCCGGGGATCGTCGCACCGCGGATCAGCGCCGCGCCGACGCCTTCCGCGACCTCTTCCGCACCTTGCTCGACCGTGGACTGGACCTCGACGGGGCCGAGCTTCCTATGTTCGCTCGCCGCCGCCCCCACCTGCAGGTCACCATCGGCGCCGGCAGCCTCCTGGGCCTGGACGACCAGCCCGGCCTGCTCGCCGGGTACGGTCCCATCTCCGCCGACCTTGCCCGCGAGATCGCTACCGACGCCACCTGGCAAGCCCTGTTCACCGACGCCACCACCGGCGAGGTCACCGCCGTGGGCACCAAGGTCTACCGGCCCGGTATCGTCCTGGCCCGTACTGTCATCGCCCGGGACGTGACCTGCACGTTCATGGGGTGCCGAATGCCTGCATACCGCTGCGACCTCGACCACACCCCCGAGTACGACGCCACCAAGGCCGCCACCGTGCAACAGACCCGGCTCGACACCCTCTACGCCCGCTGCCGATCCCACCACGGCGCCAAGACCATCAAGGCCCGGCACGTCGAACGAGATCCCGAGACTGGCGACTCCATCTGGACCGCCCCGACCGGCCACCAGTACCGACGCCGAGCTGACAAACCACCCGGCACCACACCACCGGATCCACCGGATTCCACCTCACGGGGCGCGCCGGTCACCGCGAAACCGCCACCACCGGACCCGATGCCACCGCCGCGTCCACGTGCGAGCGGCACCCCGGCTGAGGCAGGCGCGGACGACCCGCCGCCGTTCTGA